In Entelurus aequoreus isolate RoL-2023_Sb linkage group LG02, RoL_Eaeq_v1.1, whole genome shotgun sequence, one genomic interval encodes:
- the LOC133636857 gene encoding potassium voltage-gated channel subfamily G member 4-like, with protein MPIISNANHDFSTYSISTDDSSLDRFFTEIPETETIKGVYFQQAQLLRDPKASYVVDHTLQVLINVGGNRYTFPWSTLEKFPQSRLGRLRFCTTPEEIAHLCDDYDETCKEYFFDRNPTAFRVILNFLAAGKLRLLRELCAVSLHDELDYWGVNPGHMERCCRRRMITRVDEVAERDRKEEEWRQKRMILKKSPAEMERGYRKLIWMLREVVENPHSGLAGKIFACLSVIMVLVTVISLCISTMPDLRDEETRGECSQKCRSMFVVESICVAWFTLEFMLRFINAQSKLAFARGPLNIIDAIAILPYYVSLVVDVGDDSREEAIMGAGRGYLDKLSLILRLLRALRILYVMRLARHSLGLQTLGLTMQRSMREFGLLLLFVCVAVTLYSPLVHLAESELAPYAATHPQHSFSSIPATYWWAIISMTTVGYGDMVPRSIPGQMVALTSILSGILIMAFPATSIFHTFSRSYQELKQDYERISKEERGEEMAEELEQRGSRANKLTSLCTVGHIDGGTDRDNNATLPCTAF; from the exons ATGCCGATCATAAGCAATGCCAACCACGACTTCAGCACCTACTCGATAAGCACTGATGACAGTAGCCTCGACCGATTCTTCACTGAGATCCCCGAGACAGAGACCATCAAGGGAGTATATTTTCAGCAGGCCCAGTTACTGCGTGACCCCAAGGCCTCTTATGTGGTTGATCACACTCTTCAGGTTCTCATCAACGTCGGGGGCAATCGATATACCTTCCCCTGGAGCACGTTAGAGAAATTTCCCCAGAGTCGCCTGGGACGCCTGCGCTTCTGCACCACGCCGGAGGAGATCGCACACCTCTGTGACGACTACGACGAGACATGCAAGGAATACTTTTTTGACCGCAACCCGACTGCTTTCCGGGTCATCCTTAACTTCCTCGCAGCGGGAAAGCTGCGTCTGCTGCGGGAACTGTGCGCCGTATCCCTGCACGACGAGCTCGACTACTGGGGCGTCAATCCGGGTCATATGGAGCGGTGCTGCCGCCGTCGCATGATCACCCGTGTGGACGAGGTGGCAGAGCGAGACCGCAAGGAAGAGGAATGGAGACAGAAGAGGATGATCCTGAAGAAAAGCCCAGCAGAAATGGAGAGAGGCTACCGCAAGCTGATCTGGATGCTGCGGGAAGTGGTGGAAAACCCTCACTCTGGGTTGGCGGGGAAGATATTTGCCTGCCTCTCGGTCATCATGGTGCTTGTCACTGTGATCAGCCTGTGTATCAGCACCATGCCGGATCTCAGAGATGAAGAAACTAGG GGCGAGTGCTCACAGAAGTGCCGCAGCATGTTTGTGGTGGAATCCATCTGCGTAGCCTGGTTCACTTTAGAATTTATGCTGCGATTCATAAACGCCCAGAGCAAGCTGGCCTTTGCTCGTGGTCCCCTCAACATAATAGATGCTATCGCCATCCTGCCATACTACGTGTCCCTGGTGGTGGATGTCGGAGATGATTCTCGGGAGGAAGCCATCATGGGAGCTGGCAGAGGCTACCTGGACAAATTAAGTCTCATTCTTCGCCTCCTGCGAGCACTGCGCATCCTGTATGTGATGAGGCTGGCGCGTCACTCCTTAGGCCTGCAGACACTGGGACTGACCATGCAACGGAGCATGAGGGAGTTTGGCCTCCTGCTGTTGTTTGTGTGCGTGGCCGTCACTCTCTACTCACCCTTGGTGCACCTTGCAGAGAGCGAGCTTGCGCCGTATGCTGCCACTCATCCACAACACAGCTTCAGCAGCATTCCGGCTACGTACTGGTGGGCAATCATCTCTATGACAACAGTCGGCTATGGAGACATGGTTCCGCGCAGTATACCCGGACAGATGGTGGCATTGACTAGTATCCTGAGTGGAATACTCATCATGGCATTTCCAGCCACTTCAATCTTCCATACCTTCTCTCGCTCCTATCAGGAATTAAAGCAGGACTATGAGAGGATTTCCAAGGAGGAGCGAGGCGAGGAAATGGCAGAGGAGTTGGAGCAGAGGGGCTCCAGAGCAAATAAGCTCACATCTCTTTGCACAGTTGGTCACATTGATGGAGGGACAGACAGAGATAATAACGCTACTCTTCCATGTACAGCTTTCTAG